The following proteins are co-located in the Castanea sativa cultivar Marrone di Chiusa Pesio chromosome 8, ASM4071231v1 genome:
- the LOC142606180 gene encoding uncharacterized protein LOC142606180, protein MAIANMKSLALAMLMVMASIILISGNHKVSAQCQGSIPNLISKCSTFVQQTGPENPPSADCCAVVMGLDIPCVCNLVTQAVENMISMDKAVYVGRTCGLSIQSGQKCGSYTVP, encoded by the exons ATGGCGATTGCTAACATGAAAAGCTTGGCCTTGGCAATGCTTATGGTTATGGCTTCCATTATCCTAATCTCTGGGAACCATAAGGTCTCAGCTCAATGCCAAGGTTCTATTCCAAACCTTATTTCCAAATGCTCGACGTTTGTTCAGCAAACCGGACCGGAAAATCCACCATCGGCGGATTGTTGTGCGGTGGTGATGGGTCTTGACATTCCATGTGTTTGTAATCTTGTCACTCAAGCAGTTGAAAATATGATCAGCATGGACAAAGCTGTTTATGTTGGACGAACATGTGGATTATCAATCCAGTCCGGACAAAAATGTGGAA GCTATACAGTTCCATAA
- the LOC142606181 gene encoding uncharacterized protein LOC142606181, with translation MAIANIRCLVLAMLMATIILISGNHQVSAQCQASIPSLASQCLSSVKRFGPKIPPSAECCAVVKGVDIPCVCKLVTRIVEFIISMEKVVYVGRSCGLTIQPGTICGSYTVPPS, from the exons ATGGCAATTGCTAACATTAGATGCTTGGTCTTGGCAATGCTTATGGCTACCATTATCCTAATCTCTGGGAACCATCAAGTCTCAGCCCAATGCCAAGCTTCTATTCCAAGCCTTGCTTCACAATGCTTGAGCTCTGTCAAAAGATTTGGACCGAAAATTCCACCTTCCGCCGAATGTTGTGCGGTGGTGAAAGGTGTTGACATTCCTTGTGTTTGTAAGCTTGTCACCAGAATAGTTGAATTTATCATTAGCATGGAGAAGGTTGTCTATGTTGGACGATCATGTGGATTAACAATCCAGCCCGGAACCATATGTGGGA GCTATACAGTTCCTCCATCATGA